The sequence CGAAGATGAACTTCACATAGGGCGGCGGCTCTTCGAGCGTCTTGAGCAGACCATTGAAGGCCGCGGTCGAGAGCATGTGGACTTCGTCGATGACGTAGACTTTATAGGGCGCCGAACTCGGCGCGTATTTCACCGAGTCGATGATCTCGCGGATGTCGTTGATGCCGGTATTGCTGGCGGCGTCCATCTCGATGACGTCGACATGGCGCCCCTCGATGATGGCGCGGCAATGTTCGCCCTCGACACTCAGATCGAGCGTCGGGTGGGGGCCGGACTTATCCTCGTAGTTGAAGGCCCGGGCTAGGATGCGGGCGGTCGTGGTTTTGCCCACGCCGCGCACACCGGTGAGGATGAAGGCATGATGGATGCGGTTCTGCGCGAAGGCATTGCCCAGCGTCTGCACCATCGCGTCCTGGCCGACCAGCGTGGTGAAATCGCGCGGCCGGTATTTGCGGGCGAGCACGAGATAGGGCGAGGTCGGTGCGTCAGCCATCGAGCCCTTCTGTCGCTTGCATTGGGAATCTGCCTGAGATCATGCTCCGACCATAGGCAATGGTGCCCGTCCGCAAAAGCCTCAAGCCGGTTTGCGGAGTGTCAAACACCATCTGTGAACAGATTAAGTAGGAGGCTGGCAACGACCCGTGAAGGTCTCGTTGGGGCTGCTTCCTTCCGGACCTGACCCGGTTGGCGAGGAACACGTCCGCGCCAACCTCCCGCTCGCTATATGCGAACAAAACGTGGCTTTGGCAAGGCCATGATGCGCCGTTTGCAACATCCACACCGTCCATTGACATTACATAGGAATCCTATGTAATTGGAGCCATGGAATCACCCCGCACAGCGCCCCCGCTTCCCATGCGTGTCCTTGAAGGCCTCGAACGCATCGCGACAGCCATACGTGCCGATGATTGGAACCGGGCCCGAGCGGCCGGGGTCAACCCAACGCAACTGGCGATCCTGGATGTGCTGGAAGGCCGCCCGGCCGGGCTGGCCGTGCGAGACCTGGCAAGCCAACTCGGTGTGTCGCAGCCGACGGCCACGGATTCCATTCTCGCGCTCGAACGCAAGGGCATGGTCGAGAAGCGCCCCGAACCGGGCGATGGCCGTTCACAGCGCGTGCAGATTACGCCGGCCGGACGCGATGCTCACGCTGCCCGCGCCGCTGCGCCAGGCGCCGTCGCCCAAGCCGCCTCGGCTTTGCCTGACGACCAGCAGGAATACCTGCTGCTGCTGGTGGTCTCGGTGATCCGCCAGTTGCAGGAAAGCCAAGCCATACCCATCCAGCGCATGTGCGTCAGCTGCCGGTATTTCCGGCCATACGCCCATGCCGATGCGGCCAAGCCGCATCACTGCAATTTCGTGGACGCCGCCTTCGGCCAGCAGGATCTGCGGATCGATTGCCGTGAACACGAAACCGCCGATCCTTCGGTCCGGGCTGCCACCTGGACCGCATTTGAAGGATCACAACCTCCACCACCCTCCAGGTAACCGACAAGGAAAACAACCATGTTCCGCCCACTGATCGCGGCAGCAGCGCTGCTCGCCACCCTTCCGGCCGTGTCCAGCCAAGCGCACGACGCCGGCATTCATGCCGAGCCCAGCGAAGTCGTGATGGCGTCGTTCGATATCGTCGAAACCACGGTCGCCATCGAGGGCGACGTGGCTCATTTCACCACGCGGGTGCGGGGCGAGGCCGGTGTCGACAAGCCCGATGCCACCGGGGCCTTCGCGGGTTCCAGCGTCTACGCCTATGTCTGGCCCACATCACTCAACAGCGGCGATATCGGGTTCGAGCAGGACCAGGGCATCGTGGCCCTGGCCGTCACCTTCCATCCCGATTTCGACGACGCAGCCTATGGCGGCACCAACCGTCACGTGTGGCATCCGCACTGGGTCGTGCTGGGCGAGGATGCTGCTTGTCCCGGCGGGCTCAAGGTGAACGACATTCCCGATGGTGCGACGCCCAAGGTGCCGCCGACCTGGCCCAATGTGCCGCTGCTGATCGACAGCCCCGACTACCCGACGACATTTACCGGTGACACGGTGGACGTGGCGATCCCGCTGGCGCTGATCGGTGCCGTGGATGGGGCATCCTTCGACGGGGTGACGGCGGGCCTAAAGGTCAATGCCGACCTGCACGCGCCGCTGCTCTGCGTGGACAATGTGTTCAAGGTGGCCTCGGGCGACCTCAGCCTGCCCGGCAAGGTGACCGGCGCAGACTAGCCAAGGCGCCGGTTCGCCGACTGCCATCGGCGAACCGGCAGTCTCCACCCTCCAGGCATGAAGAGGGAAACGAACGACAAATACCCCTTTCGCTGCAGGGGGCGCAACTTATCCCGCATAGGCCACCCAGCCACGGAAGCTGAAGGCGGCATAGAACTGGGTGACGTCGACGAAGCCGGCCTCGCGCATCAGGTCTTGTTCTTCCTCCGGGTCGAGAATGGTCAGCCGCGAGCCGATGGCCTGCCGGGCGCTTGCCGCCTGCTCATGCGTCAAGCCGGCCGCGGCGCCGAAGGCAACGTGCCGGGCGATCCAGGCGGAACGCTCGGGCTCAGCCTGCGGGAAGCTGATATGGGCAAGCACCAGAGGCGCGCCGGGCCTGAGGCGGCGCCGCAGCTGGTGCAAGGCATCGAGGCGCTGCTCGCGCGACATGAAGTGGAAAACCAGGATTGAGGTGGCGGCATCGAAGGGGCCGGCCGGAGCGGTGTCGGCATAGCCCTGGTGGAGCCGGATCCGCGCCGCATGCCCGGCTGCAGTCTCGGCGGCCAGTTGAAGCATCGGAACCGACGGGTCGACGCCGTCGAATGACCAGCCAGGTTGACCGTCGGCAAAGGCCTTGAGCTCGAGCCCGCCACCGGCCCCGAGGACCAGCACGCGCCCATCGGCAGGAGCACGTTCAGCGACAAGCAGCATCGCCATGCGGAGCAGGCCCGCATAGCCCGGAACCTGCCGCGGCGGGCCATCGAGATAGGACGCGGCAGCGTGCTCGTTGAAGAAGGACGACATCGGCAGTACTCCATGGCATCATGTAACTTCTATTGTTACATGATGGACAAGCCGTCAACCCTGGCCCGTAAACCATGATCGAAGGTGATCCCGGACAAGCACACGGCAGCGCGTTAAGGTTTCGTCAACCATAAGCGGGAGCCTGTCATGCGTGTTCCATCGGTCGGCCTGACCCGCGACGAGCGGCGGATCGTCGAAGAAGGCTATCGGATCGCCGAATACATGCTGCGCAACTACCAGGATCCACCCAGCCTGGCGGTCACGCTTCGCCGGTGGTTCGCTAGTCTGCGCGCGAGTGTCCTCGCCCGGGATTAGTTTCCGCGTCGGCCCGATAGGCCTTGGGCGGATGCACCAGCGTCACCAGCACGACCGAAATCAGCATCAGCAGGTACCATGAGCCCAGCTTGCTCCAGCTGACCAGCGACCAGCCGTCGAGTTGATCGGGATAGATCCAGGCCCGCGACCAGGTGCCGATGTTTTCCGCAATCCAGATGAATAGCGCCACCAGCAGGAAGGCCAGCAGCATCGGCATGCGGTGGCGGAAGCGGAACACCCGGTAATGCATGCTGCTGCGCGCGTAGAGGATAATTACGACCGCGAACAGCACCCAACGGAAGTCGAAAATATAGTGGTGACTGAAGAAGTTGACGTAGATCGCCACGGCCAGCAGCACCGTCATCCACACCGGCGGATAGCGGGTGAAGGTGATGTCAAAAATGCGCAGGATACGCGCCATGTAGGAGCCAACACAGGCATACATGAAGCCGGAAAACAGTGGCACGCCGCCCAGCCGGAAGAAGGCATCCTCGGGATAGATCCATGAGCCGGCCGCGGTCTTGAACAGCTCCATGCCGGTGCCGACAATGTGGAAGATGAGAATGACCTTGGCTTCGCTCGGGGTTTCGAGCCGGAAGACCAGCATGCCGAGTTGGATCAAGACGGCGGCCACGAAGAACACGTCATAGCGATCGATGCCGTTGTCGGGCCACCAGAAGGTGGTGAGCAGAATCATGGCCAGCATGAGCCCGCCGAACAGGCACGCCCAGGCCTGCTTGAGACCGAAGACCAGGAACTCGATGAGACCGTCGGCCAGCCGGCCACGCGGCAGGCGCGCCAGGACGCCATGCGCGGCTGCGTCGATCCGCGCTTCCAAACTCGTGAATTGGATCAAGCCCCGTGCCCTTGCTCACATCGCCCGGGCTGGATATGCCCTGTGCAAGCGTTCGGAATTATGGCGAAGCCCGCCGATCTGATACCACGAGAGATGTCGCGCTGCCCGACCGCGTTCCGGCGGCGACCAATGGAGAAGCCGGAATGGCCAGAC comes from Devosia oryziradicis and encodes:
- a CDS encoding MarR family winged helix-turn-helix transcriptional regulator, producing MRVLEGLERIATAIRADDWNRARAAGVNPTQLAILDVLEGRPAGLAVRDLASQLGVSQPTATDSILALERKGMVEKRPEPGDGRSQRVQITPAGRDAHAARAAAPGAVAQAASALPDDQQEYLLLLVVSVIRQLQESQAIPIQRMCVSCRYFRPYAHADAAKPHHCNFVDAAFGQQDLRIDCREHETADPSVRAATWTAFEGSQPPPPSR
- a CDS encoding class I SAM-dependent methyltransferase, yielding MSSFFNEHAAASYLDGPPRQVPGYAGLLRMAMLLVAERAPADGRVLVLGAGGGLELKAFADGQPGWSFDGVDPSVPMLQLAAETAAGHAARIRLHQGYADTAPAGPFDAATSILVFHFMSREQRLDALHQLRRRLRPGAPLVLAHISFPQAEPERSAWIARHVAFGAAAGLTHEQAASARQAIGSRLTILDPEEEQDLMREAGFVDVTQFYAAFSFRGWVAYAG
- a CDS encoding DUF817 domain-containing protein yields the protein MIQFTSLEARIDAAAHGVLARLPRGRLADGLIEFLVFGLKQAWACLFGGLMLAMILLTTFWWPDNGIDRYDVFFVAAVLIQLGMLVFRLETPSEAKVILIFHIVGTGMELFKTAAGSWIYPEDAFFRLGGVPLFSGFMYACVGSYMARILRIFDITFTRYPPVWMTVLLAVAIYVNFFSHHYIFDFRWVLFAVVIILYARSSMHYRVFRFRHRMPMLLAFLLVALFIWIAENIGTWSRAWIYPDQLDGWSLVSWSKLGSWYLLMLISVVLVTLVHPPKAYRADAETNPGRGHSRAD